TCACAATCTTGCAATACCTAGTTCAGCTTTAGATTTCTTGTTTTAAACATCATTCTCAATAAGTATTTAGCATATACAAGTGTTAGGGCATGGGAGTTGAGTGCATATGTGTCTTTTTAAGATTTGACTTTTGCGTTAATTCTATTTTGCCTTTATTACCTGAATGTGTATTTCATTCATTGTCGTGTTTCTAATTATAGTTATTTGACGAGCTTTGCAGTAGCAACTTTCTTGTACCAGAAGCATAAATGCGTTGATGTGTTGTGGGAACTGACTTTTTTACTCCTGAGTAGATATGGGTTTTGATATTGAATGCATAATTGACATCCATACCTATCCCGGAGAGTATTTCTGTCCTGTTTGTCGCACACTCGTATTCCCTAATGAAGCCGTCCAATCACAGTGCACTCATCTCTACTGCAAACCTTGTCTGGCCCATGTTGCCAATGGGAGCCGGGCCTGTCCCTATGATGGATACTTGGTGACTGAAGCGGACTCTAAAGTAATTGCACTCTGTACATTGTCTTTTAGATAATTGCTCATGCTTTTGCCTACTCTTGGTATCTTGAATTTGTTGCTTTTCCTCGCAGCCCCTTATTGAGTCAGACAAGACACTTGCTGAAAGCTTAGGCAGAGTTAAAGTGCGTTGTCTCTATCACAGAAGTGGATGCACATGGGAAGGTCCCTTGTCTGATAACACTTCCCATTGTTCTGCCTGTTCCTTTGGCAATTCCCCAGTTATATGCAATAGATGTGGAGTCCAGATTGTGCATCGACAAGTGCATGAGCATGCCTTGAGTTGTCCTGTGAGTGCTTTTCTTACATACATATGTAATCCTCATCTTCCCTTATAATGGAAATGGATGGTTTCTTAGTGTATATCTTCTATCCAGGGTGTATATCCTGCACAGCAGACAGCTAACGGTACTCAAGATAATCCTAGCTCTGGCGCAGCCACCactgctggtgctggtgctgagTCGAATCAAACTACAGCTCAATCAGGAACTCCAGCATCGCAGACGCCAAACCCTCAAACCTTAACAGCTTCTGTGCCACCTGGACAAGATCCCAATCAGCAAACAAATGGCAGCTCTCAGGCCCTTGCTACAGCTTCAGCTGGTGTGCCTACTTCAGACCAGTGGTATCAGCAACAATATCAACAGTATTATCAGCAATATGCTGGATATGATCCTTATCAACAGCAAACTTATCAACAATACTATCCTTATCAGCAGCAACCCGTCCAACAATATCAGCAACCTCAGATTTACATGCAGCCACCTGCACAAACCCACACCCCGGTCCCAACACAGCCTCAACCCCAGCCCCAGTCGCAACCACTTAATCCCCAATCTCAACCTCAAATGCAAGCCCTACCTAAGGGGCAGACTCAATCACAGGTTCAAGCTCTGGCACAACAGAATCAAAACCAGGTTCAAGTCAACCCACAGCAGCAGCTCCCACCTACTatgcaacttcatacccaaattCCATCACAAATATATCCAACTTCTCGTGCTCAGCCACCTAATCAACCTCCCCCATATCCGCAGCCCTATCCAATGCAGCCTCATTCACAACACCATGTGCAGGTGCCACAGTATCAGCAGCCTCCCGCCCAGGTTCATCTCCCCCCGTCTTCTCAAGGCCAACCGCATCCTCCTGTGCAACCACAACCTCATTCACTACTTCAACCGCAAATAAATGTGCAACATCTTCCACAATCTCATGGCCAATTGCGCCCTCCTCAGGCCAGCCAGCCTGCTCATGCACCGGGTCAGACCCTCCATTCAACAGCCAATACAGTTTCAGGTTTCCATTCCTATCCACAACCCCAGCCCATGCAGCAAGCGCCTGTGGGGATTAACCAGCAAACTCAAATGCGTCCACATCCTACTAGTGGGTCTATGCCTCCGGTTCAAACTCAGGGTCAGGTTACTCAACAACCTCCTTTAGTGCGCCCACCTCAGGGTCTAGTCGCCAATCAGCAACCGGGGCTTGTACCTTCTCAAGGTCAAGCTCCTGCACAGTCTCAACTTTATCCTACTGCTCAACAAGCAGGACACCCAATTCAGCAACATCCTGTTCAGCCTAATCAACAGCCAATGCCTCAACAATACAGTCAACAGCATACATTTCCTGGTCCATTTCTGAGCCAATCACACCAACAAGGTCATTTTACTCACCAGCAGCCATTGCAGTCTCAGTTCCGCCCTCAAGGTCTTCCTAATGCGGTGCCTCAAAATTTGCATGCGTATATTCAGCCACAGCAAAATGTCGCCTTACCACCTCCACCACAACCTCAACAATCTCAAACATATATAGGCAGGCCTGGGATGCAAAATCATGTCCAGGTGATTTGTCAGGCTCATGGTGGATATAATACTGCAGCCCAGGTTAGACCTATCCAGCCTGCTTTAAGCCAGCCACAAATGAATCCAAGTTATGGGAACCGCATAAGCAATGAGCATGAGTCGATTGATCAGAAGAAACGGTCATCCCTAGAAAGTAAAAGTGATGAGTTACCTGACAAAACTGCAGGAAGGCCAGAAGTGGGTGTTTCTTCCCAGGATAATGCTCAAAAGGATCTAAGTTCCCTTGCACAGAGCACCGGCAGTGATATAAATGTTCATAAGGGTGATTCAGATGAGCTTATGGACAAAAGAACTGTTAAGGAAGAGGGAAATGAGTACTCTTTGGAGCCTAAATCTGCTGCCAAATCAGCTGATGCAACAGTTAAGCCAGAGAAAGATGCCTATGATGATGCTCCGAAAGAGCTGGACCAGGCTTTGGCAAATCATGCATCTTCTGATGCCACCGATGGTTCAATGGAGAATCTGAACCCTGGAAGAAATTCACATGACGCTACCGTTGACGCAGGGGGTTTTCAGCAGTATGGCCATGAGATGCCACCACCAAAATATGGACCATCTGGTCAACAAAGGTCTGTTGGTCCTATGATGATACCACCAATGCAACCTTCAGGCCGTTCTTCTCATGCCCAAGGTCCTGGATATCCCCCCAATGCAATGATGCCTTCAGGGGATGTGCCTCAGGCTGGTCAGCCATTTAATTCTCGTGTTCATCATCCACAATTCCTGAAGCAGCCTAGTAGTGCCCCCCTTTGTGCTATCCCCGGTCCAGGGTCTACAGCACCCTTTGCTAGAGGGCATGGTCATTTTCCTCCACCAGGTGATTTCCGAGAGGGGATAACGGGAATGGGAAGAGCACCGTTAAGTGGTCCTGAAATTCATAGTGGAACACAACACTCGGTTAATCCAGCAGAAGCTGAAATGTTTCAAAACCAAAGGGTGAATCGGTTTGATGGAAATCAACCAAACCCATTCCCCCCAGGGTCCTTTGATAAGGTTCCATTTGGCCAACCTAGAGGTATGGAATCAGCTAGGGATACAAGGTTGAAGGCGCCTATGGGGGAGCATTTAAGTCCTTTACCAGTGACTCACGATCAAGGTCAGTTGGAATTTTTTATTCAATTGTTTCCTCAATAATTTATCAAGAAGAATTAATTTCCTAACTAATTTCACTAAATAATGAACTTCGTTGTTGCAGCATCACGGCTTCTTGACAAACCACCTCGCGGATTAGGATACGATTCTGGATCAAAATTTGAGGCCAGTGCTGGGGTTCCGCCTAACAGATTATTGCCTCCATATCATCCTCCTGGCTCGATGCATTTCAAGGGAAGTGGAGAAAGAGAAGCACAGCTTGGTCCGCATGACGATGATAGAAAAAGGGCAGGCTCTGGATTTGGTGCGCAACATATGGATTATTTGTCTGCGAGAAACCCTGATGGGGAGTTCTTTAACATTCCACCACGTGGATTTGCAAGTCACTCGCGTTTTGACGATATTGGTGGCAGAGAGCCCCGTCAATTTATTGAAGGGCCTGGGCCGTTCAATTTACCTTCCAATCAAGCTGGTGGTTTATTCTCTGATGGTAGGTTCCAAACTTTGCCTGGCCATCCACATGGAGGCGAGATTGATGGTCTTGGGGATTTGAGAGGTAGCGAGCATGCTACCTTTGGTCATCCTTACAAACATGTCCGGAGTGGTGATCTGTTTGGAAAAGACGTGCCAAGTCATTTGCATCATGTTGAGCCTTTGGATCCTCAGAAATTACCAAGTCATTTATGTTTTGGTGAACCTGCTGGCTTTGGTCCCTTTGCTGGCCGTCCTTATATGGGGGAGTTGTCTGGGTTTGGAGATATTCCTGGTTTTGGTGAATCAATTGGACGCAACAAACCTGGTATGCCACGGTTTGGGGAGCCTGGCTTCAGGAGCAGGTATCCTGTCCCAGGATTTCTGAATCACGGGCTTTATGCAGTAAGTCATTATGTTATGAACTGTGTAATTATCTTATTCATTTTCCTTCTTTAGTATGTTATTTCTTGGAAATTGAGCTTTATAGCATTGTTATCACGTGATGGTCATTATGTGCATGAAATTAGATAtccttttattaattttttgttaATTCCAACTTCTCAGGGTGATGTGGACTCCTTTGATAGACTAAGAAAGAGAAAGCCCGTGAGCATGGGATGGTGCCGTATTTGCAAGGTTGATTGTGAAACTGTTGAGGGCCTAGATATGCATTCACAGACAAGAGAGCACCAGGATATGGCTATGGATATGGTCAGGTCTATCAAGGAGCAAAACCGAAAAAAACAGAAGTGAGCGTTCGATAGATTTTGTAACACCGACAAATTCCACAGAACAGATTGTTATTCCTTTGCTACCATTTTGTAGGACTTTTAGCGATCGTGCTTCAGTTGAAGAGAAAGGCAAGACTAGAAAGGCAGTGTTCGAGGGCCGTGGTAGAAAGACTTGAGCTGGGATGGTAAATAGGGAGTGGAAAGACGTGATTGATGGTTGTAACTAAGCCTTCAGTCAAGCGTTTGCATCGCAATGTAGGTGATTAGCTTTaccgtctttcttctttttctGGGGGTTTTTATCCTAGCTTTGTCATTTCAGGTTGCTGCCCTGTTGTTGGAGATGGTTTGGATTGGAAGTTTCTGTGGCAGTTAAGTTGTTTTGCCCATGGttttgaaattttcttttttCCCATATTAGGACGATTTATGTCAACTTAGTCCTAGTGGATCTGTAGCTATATTCTGCACTTTCCTTGGTTATGCAACGTAGTTTATGGAAATTTCCTGCTAATTAAACATTGTTATGCGTTAGTTTCAGTTCTTATGCAAGAGTTTCTATAAAATGTATGCTCTGGAATTACCTATCTTCTAGTGCTCGCTCAATGCTTCTGGAAAATAGCAACTAATAGTGGTGCTTCTTCGGACATGGGATAGTGCAGACCTGATCCTTAAATAATAACCATAGAAGTTAATATCAAATCATAGCTTTTTccgttattccttttttttttttgttggtcaACAGAAGAATAGTTTCCACAAAGAGTTGGTATAGAAGTTCTAGTATCCACTTCCTAACCGAAATTTTACAATctattttgaaaaaagaaaaaaaaaggaaagaaggaaaaACTGTATGTGAAGATCAGTTTTAGCCCTGACAGTTCACAGTTTGCTGTTGCAGCCTCTAAAGTAAGAAGGGGCATACATTGGAATGCCCACTCTTTTTTGTTAACTGAATATCCACTTCCCTTAAGAGGGATTCTTATGGTCAGTTCTATGTTGCAGTGATACATAAAGCAGAGACGCACACACTTATCCAGAAAGAATAAAAAATGCAGAGACAcacaaagacatagaaaatgtGATCCATGAATATACTATTCCGTTAGCAGCTGGAGATAAAAATACAACCTCCCTTTTTGACATATTGTCaatagtttttaaaaaaaatgtagaGAACTTCAATCTAGAGTCTAAATTATTGAATACTTGAATGAAACTGGTTCAAATGGAATGAAATCATATTGACGGTCCATATAGCTGAACCCAGCCGGCTTGGGATTGAGGCGTAGTAGTTGGTGAGACACTTTTCATTGCTCTGAGATGCTTTTCCAGTGCTAACATTGAAGTTCACTAAGTACTTTTTATTGTTTTTGTATGCTGTCTGTTCCATGTATACTTTTTGATTGGACGAAGAGTAGATAAGAATGACAGCTATGGGATTTGAACCTGTTACGGGTCTATGAGCTGTAGAATAATGTGCCATAGCAACCATTAGATTGGTATATCGGTACAACCGTACAAGAAGTAATGTGAAAAGTTATAATTGGTGGCTGTCTGTTAACAGACTGTCATTGGATTGCCGTTTTTCTTGATTGATGGAGGGGACCTTGTATGCAAGATCTTTATGCGGTTTCTTCCTTTTCTCTTATGTTATGTTTGTAGACTTTGAAGTTGTTCTGAATTAAATCTTTCATAGAACCATTTAGATAAAAGATTATGTTTAACTTAAAAATTAACTGCACCATCGACAGCCCTTGAGCTGGCAGGTTATTTTTTCTGTGCATATTTCAGTTTTGGGCTACGACCCAGGGGCAGTTGGGGTTCAGACTCGAGGGCAAATGTTGTACTGGATTCTCTATGTTCTTCAGGGCATTAGATAACAGGGTGCTCAAGTTGTAACGTAACTTAGAATGTTCTAATGATGATTTAATTGCCAACCAAAAAAAGACTATGAAAAGACACATTTATGCTCTAAGATTAAAATCCCCTAAGTTAGATGACATTAAAATGAGGTTTTGGTAGAAGGGAATCAGTTTTCAGTGAAGATAATTAAAGCTTGTTCTTCATAATACATCATCTTTTGAAGAATGAAATGCTTATCGCATAACATCTGAGTTGGGGTTGTGAGAAGCTTCTCTTGGCAATCGTCTTCTGCCACACAACactgtttttaaaaaaattatttttctattttgTGTAGGGCCCTTTTTGTTGCGCATCTCTTTCAACTTCCCATCAGTTTTTTGTGTTGTGATGTCCTCTCATGCCTTTGAGGATACATCCTCGTTTTGATGATGCTTAACCCGATAATCTTGAATTTCCTGGCTTCTTCTGGCGTTCTTTTAAGCTAGTTTGCCTATTGCACAAGCTTATTCACTAACCTAGGTTGCTAATGTTTCGATCTCTCCTTTCTTAGGACTGATTAACTGACAGATGTAGTTTAGTGGTAAGGAAATAATAACCATGCCATACAATTGAGATGCTTAGTTTTGTGATGTGAACAAATATTAATAGCTATAGTATGAAATTCAGTTAGTGTGACTGTATTGGAGTCTCCCTAGTTTATAATTCCTCTTTTTGGGTCTCTCTCTTCTACAAGGTTCTCTGTTTACTTCTTTGCAAGTTAAGGCACTGCTCTGCTGTTTCATTGGTTTATTTAGTTGTTGCAAATGTACGAGATAATGTCTTATTATTTTCAAAAGCTTATCTTGCTGTCTGGGGCTACATTTTGAAGTTAATTTTCTTCTGGTTGAAATTTCTACAATAGAAGATCTTTTCGATTCGACCTGTCTTTTTCCGGCGAGGCAAAAGAGATAAAAGGCTGACTCTTCAGCAGACTGGTTTACTCGCAGTATTATGGGTGGTAAGGATATGTTTGATGTACAAAACATGTTTATTAGCATATATGGTGTTTGTGTTGGTTGATTGGTAATCTGCTAGACTATATTCTTTTCTTTAGCCTCCTTTACCGTTCTTAGACTTCTGGTTAGGGCATTGCGTTTGAAGTTGAGGAATTATATGGATGTTTTGGTTGTGCTCTACTTTTGGAGTTTAGATTTTTTGATAGTTGGGAGATTAGCTACTAAACTCGAGTGCCTTAGAGTTTTGTCTCATGCAGTACGCATGTGGGGGCTTCTATGTGGAAGCTGACATTTCACAGTATACATACTAAGAGGGTGAGAGGTTTAGAGATAAAGAGAAATGTAAAAATAAATTGAACTGTGATTCAGTGATTACCCTATTATGATTAGTGTAGATTTGTTGTTTGAGAATGTTGGTTATTGCTTAGTAATAGTGTTTAGATGCTCTTAGGAGGCTGACATAATTCCATTAGTCGTGAATTCAGTAACTGTGCCCCCTTTGGTGCAGCATTTGTCTTTACCAATAGCGATAAATGATTGTAAGAGAGTTTCTTGACTGGTTTCTAACATCTAGTATAACTCATTCTTATTGATCAACATTGTAAACATAGATTGATAGTTTAAGTAATAATCTGAAGCAACATGATTGATCTTCATGAAAACCCACTCGTGTGGCACGAGGAATTTTTGAGCTTTTGCTACGGCTAGTAGGCTGTTACTTTCTAGAGGCTGCAGGTTTGTGAGGCTTATGGTATAATGTGTTTGATTCCAACATCTATGATACTGCTAAAGTATCAAGCTTGTCAATTAGCCATTAGCTACTCTTTTCTTTAGGTTTAATTTCCACTCTGTACAGCCAATTGTTACTGCAATCTCTAGTTCTTGCCCTTGTTCATTATCGTTGTGGAACATTTTAAATGATATAATCGGCTACTTATTCTCATGCAGAAGGTTGCAACATTATAGTAGTTAAAttttaacttaaaaatatttaaagAAAAGGGAATACTAGGAACACATCTTAGGTTATGAAGGTAGGATTTAGTTGGTTCCTCCATGAAAATTTGTGGTCCAGGATAGACCTCAAAGCCGTAAAGATGCTTGTGCGATGAAATGAAGTAGACATGTACTTAGTTTGGTCTTATGGGTTTCTGTTTCACTGCAAGTATATGATTgtagaaaatatatgaaatccaTCTTTCCTTGGTCACACGATAAATTTTACTTGGAACTGAAGAGATGCTTAAATATATGCTCCCATATTTTTTTAGGCTCCCATTTGATTATCCTTTTTTTAAAGGTAAATTGAAAATTGATCACCTGATATCAGTATCTTTTGATCATAAAAATTCAAATTCCATAGTTCGTGATATAACTGCAATAACTAATTTCCGTTGAAAATAAATTGTAAAATTCTACTGGGGGTTGCAAATATGGATTGTTCAGATTTCAGCCCATTTAAGTGCATATGTTTTTCTCTTTCAAAATCATTGGTGGGTTGTAACAGTTGAGCAAAAACGAATCAAAAGTTAACACTCATACTTCATGGAGATCGAAGGGTTAGATATTAATGGGTGGGTTACAAAAATGGGTTGATCCTTCTCATTTAGGTGCAGTAGGAAAATGGGTTGACTTAAAAAAAAGTCACCTTCGCCTTTcaatatatttttcatttttgaaATATCCTAGCTTTTGCGATGTTCTTATTGTTTGGTTAAGCTTGTTATAAAGAAATGTTCGAGAACACTATGAATGTCCTAAACGGCTCAATTTAAAAATGGGAACTATATTTGTATTAGTACTAGATGGTGGTTGACGGGCCCAATAACACTACTTACTTGTATGTGCGAAATCGTTTTTTTATACAGTTTTAAAAGTTAAGGTTGCTTATGACCGGTGTGAATGTAGTTTTAAGCTTCTTATTTCAAAAGGCCGGTGAAGCATATTGTTTAATTTGtgtgaacatatatatatatatatatatatatatatatatatatgtgcacgGGCCCAATGTTgtattttatgtatttttttctCAAGTTTTTCCAATAGCTGTAGAAAACAAAAATTAGCCGCTTGGATTTTTTGTTCAATAAATATTTGTAAATTCTATTCTTCAACTGGCCAACTTGTAATGCCTCTGAGTTGGTCCTTCAGTTAAATCTCGCAATCTCTTTTGTATTCCTTTCTTTGTGTTCTGAGCTCTCAGAGCAATAATCCAATTATAAAAACTGGTAATGTGTTTaagtgtttttttcttttttctaatcAGTGGGTTAAATGGACGTGCATGTTTTTTCCCCCTTATTCTTCTTTCTTGTTGCCCTGCCCCATTTTCTACAATCAGTTTTTATTCCTTACCCCAAAAGGATCAAACAAATAATTGGCTTGAAGGACAAGGAGACGATAGTGACTGGTTTAATGAATAGACAAATTAAACGTGTTGTCGTGAAGGAGAACATGTCCAAAGTAGTAAGCTCAGCAACAACAAATCAAGAACAGGAATGATCAACCAGGCAATTCATGCCTGGATTGAACCTTTGTACACAAATTTACACAGTTCAACTCAAACCTAATAGTTAACTTAAATAAAAGGGTGTTTGATCTTAAAGACACATCTTTATGAACAATTTTAaacttttttctattttcttatcattttttctttctgtaacatttttttttcagGTTCAATCATGGGTAAGAGACCCGGCTGCTGAAGTCATACCTTTGGCACCCAAGACATAATAGGTACACAATAGTTTTGTTTTGCTACTCTGCAGCTTCACAGGAGAGGACACAAGTTGACGTCACAGATTCTTCAGTGAAAACTGGCCAGCTACAATACACTGGAAAAGGTCAAACTATTTCAACAGGCAAAATAACTACCACTTGTATTTATAAGCTCAGGCACACATAACTACTACTTGTTTTTATAAGTACAAACACACTATTCACAGTTATTTACACAAAAAATTTGAAAGACTTTGCTGAGCCAGACGATTATTGAAAGTTCTTTCTAAGCAATGCTATTATGTAGTTAGTGGTCTAGCAAAATGCAGTTGTACATGCCGCATGATTCTTACAGAAAAATACACTCGTACATACCACACGTCTGACTGAGCTGCCCCGAACTCAAATTCCCTCGCGCACTATTGTACgaataaaattttatttgttagaTAGTAAAGAGATTCAAAAGTATGCTTTGAGAAATACTATCTCCAATGCTTAATTTGATTTGTAACCTTCAGTGGAAAGAAGAAGAATATACAACACGATATAATAAAAATTACTGAAAATTATGGCAAGAATGGATTAGGGGGTAAGTATTGTTGTACTTGATTAAAGAGGATCACAGTTGAACAACTGGATACACAACTTTCACGTGAGATCCAGTGAAGTTTTTGAGTTTTGTCGACCTACAGGACAAGTTCAGTTTGTTGGAGTATTTTCGCAAGCATTCAGGTAAAACAAAGCACCAACAAAGAGAATGAAAAACACGAGAGCACggaaaaggaaaagagaaacCAAACATGCGTATAAACGGAACGTAACGAAAGACCATTAAACAAAACTATTGTTcagaaaaaaacataaaaaggtcCACGAAGTTCAGGAAAGTATATAGCAGAGAGAAAACTATAAAAATTTTACATTTACAATGCAGAGAAGGAAGAGGGAGAAAGAGGAAGCATTGTAGCGAAAGAAGTGTGATGCAGAAATAATAGTACTCAACTGAGAGGAATCAAGTGGTGATATTTCCGATGTCAAAATGGCCCACGAAATGACCAATTTACACCTTGTTTGGATGGTTATTACCTATTGTATTGcattgtattgtgttgttagtttaaatacaatgttggttttaattgttatttaaattttattgtatTGTATCGTTAAATTCATTGTTGTGTAACGACGGAAAGTCATTTTGTGTAATGATAGATTTGGTGTGATCGCGTCGTTATCTTAtttctttttctcattttgtCTTACTTAATATTTAATAAtcgtattttattctttaccctACCCTTTTGTAGTAACTCTACCCCGTACTCTACTTATTTTTGTAgttttatccttcaaattgttGATGTGTGACATTATATAACGACAAAAAATGATACAATATATCTAAATgttatattcatcaaaacaaTGCAGAACGATATAATACAACAAAATACAAGATAATACGATACATTGTGAAACAATACAAAATgaccatccaaacagagtgtaGCCTCCTTTATGACAgacatgcatattgacccgttgATACCTTTGCTCACACCTTAGCCGGATTCAAAACCAAAAGCCATTGCGCCTTTGGTCGACTGGGAGGACTGCCTAGAAATTCTTTATTTAGAAAAAGCTGTACAATCATGAAAAGAGCGGACAATACGATTACTGAGGGTGAGCAGTCTCACATTCTCGAGGAAAAGCAGATGGTGAAAGACCTGGCAAGCACATAAGCTCGATCGGGCCTTACTCACTCAACAAGAAACTTCACTTGTCGAGGAAAGAAAATCAGAAATTTTTCGGGAGAAGGATTTGGCCCTGACTGATAAACTAacaaaaggaaaatgaaatgCAACTCATCCGAATAAGACCAATTGGCATAGGCCATAGACAGAGAGGACGAAAGAAAGGCATATGAATTTCCCACTGAAGCTACAGGAAGGCACCAAGTGTGCTCTCCCTCTTATAAGATAGtagaatacacacacacacacacacacacatttgtACTTATTTACATATCGATAGAAGCTGGTGTAGATAATAAAATTCGAGTcgaaaaataataatcaagacagaaAATTATTGCAACAATTATAGTATTTGATTTCAATATAATGAGTGTTACAACCTTTATGAATCATCTGATTCTTCTTTTCAGAAATAAATTCGAGGGCTTTTGAGATTGATCCTGAATCTATGTtggatttgattttgatttgaatTGATTCTTCACGAACACTTTGATGATCATCACGAAAACCTTGATGACCGTCACGAACAATACTTCTCCCATGAATAAGTGAATTTGACCTTGAACCCTTGGAATTTGATTTGTTTTCGTCTTGATCTTCGGGTATTTAAAACTTGCAGAGCAATGCTTATAGTTTGTAGAAAAATTTtagcgtttgatccacgagctcccCCTAGCATTTTATTTTAATTCTGGTTACTTTTCTGAATTATAAGACATATTGTTTGCATGcttaagttttgatgattgacaaaataCGGGCACGTGGTAAATGAACCAGGTTCCCGGACATGTTCTATCAAAAGAAGACAGGAGAAGAAAACAGACACAGAGCAACAAATGATCAATGAAACAGGTCTGTCAATATGTTCCATCATCCGTCACAAAAGCAGTCTCAAGACAGAGTTGCAGGAATGAACGAGAAGgggatgatgaaacaggtttgtgaacatgttccatctcagacagtGCAGATATTCAGAGGCAGACAAACCAGGTGGATGAaataggttcgtgaacatgttccagcgcaagtcctacaacaactaggatttgcagtATTTTTTGGGATTAGTAAGA
The nucleotide sequence above comes from Lycium barbarum isolate Lr01 chromosome 3, ASM1917538v2, whole genome shotgun sequence. Encoded proteins:
- the LOC132631019 gene encoding chromatin modification-related protein eaf-1-like yields the protein MGFDIECIIDIHTYPGEYFCPVCRTLVFPNEAVQSQCTHLYCKPCLAHVANGSRACPYDGYLVTEADSKPLIESDKTLAESLGRVKVRCLYHRSGCTWEGPLSDNTSHCSACSFGNSPVICNRCGVQIVHRQVHEHALSCPGVYPAQQTANGTQDNPSSGAATTAGAGAESNQTTAQSGTPASQTPNPQTLTASVPPGQDPNQQTNGSSQALATASAGVPTSDQWYQQQYQQYYQQYAGYDPYQQQTYQQYYPYQQQPVQQYQQPQIYMQPPAQTHTPVPTQPQPQPQSQPLNPQSQPQMQALPKGQTQSQVQALAQQNQNQVQVNPQQQLPPTMQLHTQIPSQIYPTSRAQPPNQPPPYPQPYPMQPHSQHHVQVPQYQQPPAQVHLPPSSQGQPHPPVQPQPHSLLQPQINVQHLPQSHGQLRPPQASQPAHAPGQTLHSTANTVSGFHSYPQPQPMQQAPVGINQQTQMRPHPTSGSMPPVQTQGQVTQQPPLVRPPQGLVANQQPGLVPSQGQAPAQSQLYPTAQQAGHPIQQHPVQPNQQPMPQQYSQQHTFPGPFLSQSHQQGHFTHQQPLQSQFRPQGLPNAVPQNLHAYIQPQQNVALPPPPQPQQSQTYIGRPGMQNHVQVICQAHGGYNTAAQVRPIQPALSQPQMNPSYGNRISNEHESIDQKKRSSLESKSDELPDKTAGRPEVGVSSQDNAQKDLSSLAQSTGSDINVHKGDSDELMDKRTVKEEGNEYSLEPKSAAKSADATVKPEKDAYDDAPKELDQALANHASSDATDGSMENLNPGRNSHDATVDAGGFQQYGHEMPPPKYGPSGQQRSVGPMMIPPMQPSGRSSHAQGPGYPPNAMMPSGDVPQAGQPFNSRVHHPQFLKQPSSAPLCAIPGPGSTAPFARGHGHFPPPGDFREGITGMGRAPLSGPEIHSGTQHSVNPAEAEMFQNQRVNRFDGNQPNPFPPGSFDKVPFGQPRGMESARDTRLKAPMGEHLSPLPVTHDQASRLLDKPPRGLGYDSGSKFEASAGVPPNRLLPPYHPPGSMHFKGSGEREAQLGPHDDDRKRAGSGFGAQHMDYLSARNPDGEFFNIPPRGFASHSRFDDIGGREPRQFIEGPGPFNLPSNQAGGLFSDGRFQTLPGHPHGGEIDGLGDLRGSEHATFGHPYKHVRSGDLFGKDVPSHLHHVEPLDPQKLPSHLCFGEPAGFGPFAGRPYMGELSGFGDIPGFGESIGRNKPGMPRFGEPGFRSRYPVPGFLNHGLYAGDVDSFDRLRKRKPVSMGWCRICKVDCETVEGLDMHSQTREHQDMAMDMVRSIKEQNRKKQKTFSDRASVEEKGKTRKAVFEGRGRKT